In one window of Mesorhizobium sp. B2-1-1 DNA:
- a CDS encoding DUF2059 domain-containing protein: MMLHNRVRRFSVLLAASAVLAFSSPAFSQDVTEAHLKAARAAVTAIHATDPFDNILPQAAAALESQLIQKNPDMQELIAKTISEKALALASRRADLEKEAALAYAKVFSEQELNDIATFYNSDSGKKLLESGPAVTRDLVKAADIWQNGLARDLAQQVGETLAAAAKAKAPAAPADAAAPANGAAPADGSAPADDTQN, translated from the coding sequence ATGATGTTGCATAACCGGGTTCGCCGCTTTTCCGTCCTTCTGGCGGCATCGGCCGTTTTGGCCTTCTCTTCGCCAGCGTTCTCGCAGGACGTCACGGAAGCGCACCTGAAGGCGGCGCGTGCCGCGGTCACCGCGATCCATGCGACCGACCCGTTCGACAACATCCTGCCGCAAGCCGCCGCCGCCCTCGAATCGCAGCTCATCCAGAAGAACCCTGACATGCAGGAGCTGATCGCCAAGACGATCAGCGAGAAGGCCCTGGCGCTGGCCTCGCGCCGGGCCGACCTGGAGAAGGAAGCAGCCCTTGCCTATGCGAAGGTGTTTTCCGAACAGGAACTCAACGACATCGCGACCTTCTACAATTCGGACTCCGGCAAGAAGCTCCTCGAGAGCGGCCCGGCCGTGACGCGCGACCTGGTGAAAGCGGCCGATATCTGGCAGAACGGGCTTGCTCGTGACCTCGCCCAGCAGGTCGGCGAAACGTTGGCCGCGGCGGCCAAGGCGAAAGCGCCGGCAGCGCCTGCCGATGCGGCTGCGCCTGCGAATGGCGCCGCCCCCGCCGACGGGTCGGCCCCTGCCGACGACACGCAGAACTGA
- the gor gene encoding glutathione-disulfide reductase, with protein sequence MAGYDYDLFVIGGGSGGVRAARVAAALGKRVGIAEEYRFGGTCVIRGCVPKKLYVYASQFPEHFADAAGYGWTVPEASFDWPTLVANKDREISRLEAIYKRNVEGAGGEAFHTRAMIVDPHVVHLLDEDRTVTADQILIATGGRPAPHPALPGHEYCIFSNEAFDLEQLPKSIMIEGGGYIAVEFANIFHGLGVDTTLVYRGKEILSRFDMDLRRMLHETMEKKGIKILCHAVSEWIRKRPDGRLDALLTGGQTLTVDQVMLAIGRIPNTENMGLEGIGIEMTATGAIQVDAYSRTNIENIWAIGDVTNRVQLTPVAIHEAMCFVETAFKGNPTAPDHDTIATAVFSQPEIGTVGLSEDEAVKRFPDIEIYRAAFRPMRHTLSGRDEKMLMKLVVDGASKKVLGAHILGPDAGEMAQLLAIPLKAGLVKDDFDRTMAVHPTAAEELVTMYKPTYRVKDGERVD encoded by the coding sequence ATGGCCGGTTACGACTACGATCTTTTCGTTATCGGCGGCGGTTCGGGCGGGGTGAGGGCGGCGCGCGTCGCCGCAGCGCTCGGCAAGCGCGTCGGCATCGCCGAGGAATATCGCTTCGGCGGCACCTGCGTCATCAGAGGCTGCGTACCGAAGAAGCTCTATGTCTATGCTTCGCAATTTCCCGAGCATTTCGCCGATGCCGCCGGCTATGGCTGGACGGTGCCGGAAGCCAGTTTCGACTGGCCCACGCTGGTCGCCAACAAGGACCGCGAGATCAGCCGTCTGGAGGCGATCTACAAGAGGAACGTCGAGGGCGCCGGCGGCGAGGCCTTTCACACGCGCGCCATGATCGTCGACCCGCATGTGGTGCATCTTCTGGACGAGGACCGTACCGTCACCGCCGACCAGATCCTGATCGCCACCGGCGGCCGTCCGGCGCCGCACCCGGCACTGCCCGGCCACGAATACTGCATCTTCTCCAACGAGGCCTTCGACCTCGAGCAGTTGCCCAAGTCGATCATGATCGAAGGCGGCGGCTATATCGCGGTCGAATTCGCCAACATCTTCCATGGCCTGGGCGTCGACACCACGCTGGTCTATCGCGGCAAGGAGATCCTCAGTCGCTTCGATATGGACCTGCGGCGCATGCTGCACGAAACGATGGAGAAGAAGGGGATCAAGATCCTTTGCCATGCCGTCTCGGAATGGATCCGCAAACGGCCGGACGGCCGGCTCGACGCGTTGCTCACCGGCGGCCAGACGCTGACGGTCGACCAGGTGATGCTCGCCATCGGCCGCATCCCCAACACCGAGAATATGGGACTGGAAGGCATCGGCATCGAGATGACCGCGACCGGCGCGATCCAGGTCGACGCGTACTCCCGCACCAACATCGAAAACATCTGGGCGATCGGCGACGTCACCAATCGCGTGCAACTGACGCCGGTGGCGATCCACGAGGCGATGTGCTTCGTCGAGACCGCCTTCAAGGGCAACCCGACCGCGCCCGACCACGACACGATCGCCACCGCCGTGTTCTCGCAGCCGGAGATCGGCACGGTCGGCCTGTCGGAAGACGAGGCGGTCAAGCGCTTCCCCGACATCGAGATCTATCGCGCGGCATTCCGTCCGATGCGGCACACCTTGTCCGGCCGCGACGAAAAAATGCTGATGAAGCTGGTGGTCGATGGCGCGTCTAAGAAGGTACTCGGCGCGCACATATTGGGGCCGGATGCCGGCGAGATGGCGCAGCTTCTCGCCATTCCGCTGAAGGCCGGGCTGGTCAAGGATGATTTCGACCGCACCATGGCCGTGCATCCGACGGCCGCGGAAGAGCTTGTGACCATGTACAAGCCGACTTACCGAGTGAAGGATGGCGAGCGCGTAGACTGA